The following nucleotide sequence is from Streptomyces sp. HUAS CB01.
CCCTGCGGGAAGAGGGCGGAATCGATGTGCAGCAGCGTGGCCATGGGGTTCTCCATGAGGGGAAGGAAGGCTCGACGGCTCGACGGCTCGACGGCAGGAGGACGCTCACTACCGTTCCGTTCGCTACTACAAATAGCATAGGTGCTTACTTTTTTTCATCACCGCACGGCGGGGCAGTACGCTGGAGCCATGGCGGAACACGGAGAGCACGCGTGCCGACAGGTCGACGGGGGCATCACGCGCGTCTTCGGGCTGTTCGGGAAACGCTGGACCGGCCTGATCGTGTCGGTGCTGATGCAGCGGCCGGTCTACTTCGCCGAACTGCGGCGGGCCATCCCGGGAATCAGCGAGCGCATGCTGTCCGACCGGCTGACCGAACTCGCGGCCGCCGGGCTGGTCGTGCGGGAGGTCGACGAGGGGCCGCCGCTGCGTGTCGCCTACCGGTTGACCGACGCCGGAGCGGCGCTGGAGCCCGCCCTCAAGGAACTGGGCCGCTGGGCGGAGTCGCACCTGCCCGGCGGGGTCGAGGACGGAGCCTGCTGAGGACGTGACCCGTCACGCCCCGAGCGCCCAGGGGCCCGTACGGAGCCTTGCCGACCGGTGACCTCATCTGACCGCCGACCTCAGGTGGGCCCCGTCCCGGAGCAGGTGGAGCGGGTGATGACGGCGGTTGTCCACAGGGGGAGACGGCGGCCTGCTCCGACGGTACGGTCGTGGGCACTTGATGGTGCACGACAGTGGGGGAGGCGGTCACGCCGTGAGCGAGACCCAGACGGTGGCGTACCGGCGGACGGCGTCGGAGGAGGTGCGCATACCGGAGGTCGCGGGCTTTGCCCGGCGGGTGCCGGGCGGTGTGCCGGACGCCCCCAAGCGGGACGGCAAGGCCCTGCGCCGGCAGGTGCCGCGTTCGTCCCACGACGCGATGGTGATCCCCGAGGGGCGGCCCGACGCGGTACAGGCCGTGGAGGAGTCCAGCCGGGGCCGGGTCCCCGAGCTCACACCGATACGGGTGGGACGGATGGCGGCCGCCCCGTTTGCCTTCCTGCGCGGCTCCGCCGGACTGATGGCGCATGACCTGGCGGGCACACCGGTCACGGGCATCGCGGCGCAGATCTGCGGCGACGCGCACGCGGCCAACTTCGGTCTGTACGGCGATGCGCGCGGCAGTCTCGTGATCGACCTCAACGACTTCGACGAGACCGTCGTCGGCCCCTGGGAGTGGGACCTCAAGCGGCTGGCCACCTCGCTGGTGCTCGCCGGCCGCGAGGCGGGTGCCGACGAGGACGTCTGCCGCAAGGCCGCGTTCGACGTGGCCGGGTCGTACCGCCGCACGATGCGGCTGCTGGCCAAGCTCTCGGTCCTGGACGCGTGGAATGCGATCGCGGACGAGGAACTCGTCTCGCACGCCGACGCACGCGACCTGGTGGGCACGCTGGAGCGGGTCTCGGAGAAGGCCAAGAACAACACGAGCGCGCGATTCGCCGCCAGGTCGAGCGAGGCGTCGGAGGACGGGGGCCGTCGCTTCGTGGACGCCCCGCCGGTGCTGCGCCGGGTCTCCGACGCCGAGGCCGCGGCCGTCGCCACGTCACTCGCCGGCTATCTGGAGACCGTCTCGGAGGACCGTCTGCCGCTCCTCGCGCGGTACGCGATCCACGATGTGGCCTTCCGGGTCGTCGGTACCGGCAGCGTGGGGACACGGTCGTACGTGGTGCTGCTGCTCGACCACCGGGACGAGCCGCTCGTGCTGCAGGTGAAGGAGGCGCGCCCCTCCGTGCTGGTGCCCTACCTGCCCGCCGGCTTCGAGGTGCCCGAGGTCCCGCACGAAGGCCGCCGTGTGGTGAGGGGCCAGAAGCGGATGCAGGTGGTCAGCGACAACCTGCTGGGCTGGACGACGGTGGAGGGCAGGCCCTTCCAGGTGCGGCAGTTCCGCAACCGGAAGGGCAGTGTGGATCCGGCCGCGCTCGCGGCCGACCAGGTGGACGACTATGCCCGCATGACGGGCGCGCTGCTGGCCAGGGCGCACGCGCACAGCGTCGATCCGCGGCTGGTGGCCGGCTACTGCGGCAAGAACGAGGAGCTGGACGAGGCGGTGGCCGGTTTCGCGGTGCTGTACGCGGACCGGACGGAGGCCGACCACGCCGATCTGGTCGCCGCGGTCCGCAGCGGGCGGATAGCCGCCGAGCTGGGGGTGTGACGGGCATCGTCCGTCCGCTCGCCGGAGCGGCCGGTGCTCTGCCATACGCTGGGCGGGTGACTCAGGACGCTCCCGGGGGCCCGGCCACCCGGCACGAGGACGAGCAGGACGACCACCGCGTGGACGATCAGGACGACCACCGCGTGGACGATCAGGACGTGCAGACCGCCCAGGCGGCGCAGGACCAGCCTGGCGCCGCCGGCGTGCGCGAGGACGCCACGGAGGAGTCCGAGCGTGCCGAGGCCCGGCTGGAGAAGGCCGTGCGCGCCGCGGAGCAGGCCCTGATCGAGTTCGAGATCGCGGTCGAGACCTTCCGGGTCGAGGTGGAGAACTTCTCCCGGCTGCACCACCAGAAGCTCGGCCCGATGTACTCGCGCCTGGACGAGCTCGACGCGCTGATCGCCGAGGCCCGGGCGGCCAAGAGCGGCGACCCGGAGGATCTGCGCAAGGCCCGGGAGGCGCGGGCCATCGTGATGCCGATGCCCGGCGTCGAGGAGCTCTTCCACAGCTGGATCGATTCCGACGGCCTCTCCGCCGAGGCCGCGGCCATGCTGACGGACCGGCCCGTGCAGCCACCCAAGCGGGTGCGGCCCACGGACGAGGCCCGGAAGCTCTACCGCGAGCTCGCCCGCAAGGCCCACCCCGACCTCGCCCAGGAGGACACCGAGCGGGCGCGCCGGGAGGAGTTCATCACCCGGGTCAACGCCGCGTACGGACGCGGTGACGAGGCGCTGCTGCGGGAGCTGACCCGGGAGTGGGAGGCGGGGCCCGCGCCCGAGGAGCCGCGGCTCGGTGAGGTCGAGGAGCTCTACGCCCGCCTCGAGTGGCTCGCGCGGCGCAAGGAACTGCTGACGGTGGTCGCCCAGGACCTGGAGGAGAGCGCGATCGGCGCGATGCTGCGGATGGCGCCGGACGACCCCGACCGGCTGCTCGACGAGATCGCGGAGCAGCTGCTGGCCCAGGTCGCGGAGCGAGAGGCCGAGCTGGCCGCGCTGGTGCAGTAGGTTTTCGGGGAGGCCGACCACCTTCCGCGCCCGGACGTGCGGCGGGTGGAAGGCACGACGAGTCCAGGTACGAGAGAAGGCCCGACCATGAACTTCGCCCCGCTGCCATCGGTGGACGCCGCTTCCGTGCCCGCCGGTGCTCTGGTGCTCGACGTCCGGGAGGACGACGAGTGGGCGGCCGGCCATGTCGAGGGTGCGCTGCACGTCCCGATCGGCGACTTCGTGGCCCGCTTCGGCGAGGTCACCGAGGCCGTGGCCGACGGCCGCCGAGCCTATGTGATGTGCCGGGTGGGCGGCCGGTCGGCCCAGGTCACCCAGTACCTGGTGCAGCAGGGCATCGACGCGGTGAACATCGACGGCGGCATGCAGGCCTGGGACGCCGCCGGCCGCCCGATGATCACGGACAGCGGCAACCCGGCCTTCGTCCTGTAGACGTAGGAGGCGGTCTCGGGTCCCGGACAGCGGGGGCCTCCAGCCCCGCCGAGTGGGCCGAGCCCTCTGGCCGCGTACCGCCCCGCCGCTGTGACGTCGGGCCGCGCGGCCACCGGACCTGCGGGTTCCCGCGGCCCCCGTCTCGAGGGAGGACGGGCCCAGCCTCCGTCCCGCCGAAGGAGGGTTCGAGCATGCTGGCCGCGTGCCTGCGGCGCTGCTCCGAAAGCTGACCTCGGCCACCGGACCAGTGAGCCCTACGGTCCGACCCCGAAAGGCACGAGCGCTCGACTGCGTGCCGCGTGCTGCCCCCGATGCCGGACCCCGGCCACCGGGCCCGTGGGGCCTGCGATTCCTGCCCTTCCGGAACGGTGAGGCCCCCGCGGCTCCCGCCAAAGGGACGCGCGGGTTCCTTGGCCGCGTGTGCGCGCCGCTGCTGCGAGGCCGGGACCCGGCCACCGGACCTGCAGGTCCCGCGCCGCAGCTCCGACAACGGACAGGGTGGTTCCCGCCCCGCCGGTGCTCTCCTGTCTCCGGAGGGTGCGTCTGTCTCCGGAGGGTGCGTCGCCGTCAGCCGAGCGGGTGTGCGGCGAGCAGATCTCCCAGGGCCTCCTCGTGAGCGGCCGCGGGCCCGAGGGACAGCTCCAGCTGCTTGGCCCAGGCGTGGTACCGGTGCAGGGCGTAGTCCGTGTCCGCGCCGAACCCTCCGTGCAGATGCTGTGCGGTCTGGACGACCCGGCGGACACCGTCGGACGCCCAGATCTTCGCCACCGCCACATCACCGGAGACGGGCAGTGGTCCGCCCACCGTGCCGCCTGCCGCGGTGGGGGCCCCGAGCCGCCATGCCGCCTGCCAGAGGGTCGCCTCCATCGCCCGCAGGTCGATGTACCGGTCGGCGGCCTGTACGGCCACGGCCTGGAAGGTGGCGATGGGGAAGCCGAACTGCTCGCGCTGACCCGTGTACTCACTCGTCATGGACAGCGCGCGTTCACCGAGACCGAGAGCCAGCGCGCAGGTGCCGGTGGTGAGCAGGTCGCGCAGCCACTCCCAGGCACCTTCGGCGTCGATCACGTCGACGCCGTCGATCCGCACGCCGTCGAGCCGCACCTCGGCGAGCAGTTCCCCGCTGGTGGAGACCTGTCCGGCGAGTGTGACGCCGTCCCGGCTCCGAGGGACCAGAGCGATCACGGCGCGGCCGTCCTCGGCGTGTGCGGGCACGGCGATCAGGTCCGCGCACTGCCCCCAGGGCACGGCGGTCTGTACTCCGTCCAGGAGCCAGGCTCCGTCGCCGGGCGTGCGGTGGGCGGTGACGGCGAGCTCGGCCGGGTCGTGGCCGGTGCGTCCACTCGAACCGGCCGTCAGGACGACCTCGCCGCGGCCGACCCGCGGCAGCAGGCGCGAAGCGGTCCCGGAGGCGCCGAATCGCTGAACGGCCGCCGCCACCGCGCCGGTCTCCAGCAGCGGCACCCGGGCCAGCACTCTCGCCGACTCGCGCAGCACCAGACAGAGCGCGATGGGCTCCAGGCCGGCGCCGCCGTGCTCGGGACCGACGACCAGACCCAGCAGGTCGGCGGCGGCCAGCCTGGCCCACAGCGCCCGGTCGATGTCGTCGGCCACGGCACCCGCGGTGAGGGCGGGACTCGGCACCCCGTCGGGCGCGACGCCCGAGAAGACCGCCCTGGCCGCCTCCACGGCCGCTTGCTGTTCCTCGGTGAAGGTGAAGTCCACAGCCCAGTCCCTCCCGTGCACCGGCTCCGCGCGACGGTCTCGTCGTCCGCCGGCCGGCGTTACCCACCGGCTATCTGACGGACCGTCAAGATAGGGCAGGTCTCCGAGGAAGGGAATGGTGCCGTCAGCGGTCGAAGTCCAGCTCCACGTCCGAGGTCATCGGATGCGACTGGCAGGCCAGCACATAGCCGGCTTCCGTCTCCTCCTGCTCCAGCGCGAAGTTCCGGTCCATGCGGACCTCGCCCGAGACCACGAACGCCCGGCATGTCCCGCACACCCCGCCCTTGCAGGCGTACGGGGCGTCGGAGCGGGCGCGCAGCACCGTCTCCAGCAGCGACTCGCCCTCCTCCACGGGCCAGGAACCCGAGCGGCCGTCCAGAGTCGCCGTCAGCCTGCTGTGCGCGGGCGCCGCGACCGGGGCCGGGGCGGACACGTCGTCGACGTGGAAGATCTCCTCGTGGATACGGCTTCGCTGGACGCCGAGTCCGCGCAGTGCCCGCTCGGCGCCCTGCACCAGCCCGTACGGCCCGCACAGGAACCAGCCGTCCACCTCCGGGACATCGAGCAGCGCCGGCAGCAGAGCCGCCAGCCGGTCCTGGTCGAGCCGGCCGGAGGGCAGCCCCGTCTGCTGCTCCTCCCGGGAAAGCACCGTCACCAGCTGAAAGCGGTCCGGATAGCGGTCCTTGAGGTCGGCCACCTCGTCCAGGAACATCGTCGAGGCGGCCGTACGGTCGCTGCGGATCAGACAGAACCTCGCCGCCGGCTGACGCGCCAGCAGTGTCGCCGCGATCGACAGCACCGGGGTGATGCCGCTGCCGCCGACGATCGCCGCGAAGTGCCCGGCACGCGGCTCCAGGACGAAGCGGCCCATCGGCTGCATGACCTCGAGGGTGTCCCCGGCCGAGAGCTCCTTGAGGGCGTAGGTGGAGAACTCGCCGCCGTCTACGAGCCTGATGCCCACACGCAGCACGGACTCCTCCCCCGCCGCGGCGGCTGGGGAGCAGATCGAGTAGGTGCGGCGGATCTCCTCGCCGTTCGCCCCCGTGCGGCGCACGGCGATGTGCTGGCCCGGTGTGTGGCGGAAGGCCTCACGGAGCTCGGCGGGCACCGTGAGGGTGACGGCCACGGAATCGTCCGTGAGCCGCTCGACCTCGCTGACCCGGAGCGGATGGAACATCTACAACTCCTTGAAGTGGTCGAACGGTTCGCGGCAGCTGACACAGCGGCGCAGCGCCTTGCACGCGGTGGAGGAGAAGCGGCTCAGCAGCTCCGTGTCCGTGGAACCGCAGTGCGGGCAGCGCACCGTCAGCGTGAGCGGCACCGGCCCGTCCACCGCAGTCGGCCGCGGCGGCGCTATGCCGAACTCCGCCAGCTTGCGCCTGCCGTCCGCGCTGATGTCGTCCGTCGACCAGGCGGGGGAGAGGACCCTGACGACCGACACCTCGGCCACGCCGTGGTCGTGCAGCACCTGCTCGATGTCGGCGGTCATCGCCTCGATGGCCGGGCAGCCGGTGTAGGTGGGGGTCAGCTCGACCTCGACCCGGCCCGGGCCGAGGATGTGCACCCCGCGGAGGACGCCGAGCTCCTCCAGGGTCAGCACCGGCAGCTCGGGGTCGGGCACGGAGCCGGCCAGCCGGCGCAGCTCCGCCTCCAGAGCGGTGTCGGTCCCGGTCACCATGACGCCCCCGGGTGGCTCCGGTGCAGATGCTGCATCTCGGCCAGCATCCGCCCGAACGGCTCCGTGTGCAGTCCCTGGCGGCCGGCACCGGCGGACCAGGCACCCGTGTCGGCGGTGTCCGGCACGCTCAGGGTGGCCCGCTTGAGCACGGTCGTGACCGACTCCAGCCAGGCGGACCGCAGCGCCTCCCGGTCCACGTCCAGACCCTCCACGGGCTGGAACATCTCGCCCGTGAACCGCCACAGGGCGTCGCAGCCGCGCTGCATCCGCTCATGGCTCTCGGCGGTGCCGTCGCCCAGGCGCAGCGTCCACTGCTCCGCGTGGTCCTGGTGGTACGCGACCTCCTTGACGGCCTTGGCGGCGAGCCCCGCGAACTCGCTGTCCCCCGCCGCCAGTTGCCCGTACAGCAGCCGCTGGTAGGTGGAGAAGTAGAGCTGGCGGGCGATGGTGTGGGCGAAGTCGCCGTTCGGCTGCTCCACCAGCTGGAGGTTCCGGAAGGCGCGCTCCTCGCGCAGATACGCCAGTTCGTCCTCGTCACCGACGAGGGAGAGCAGCGTCCGGGCCTGCCCGAGCAGGTCCAGCGCGATGTTGGCGAGGGCGACCTCCTCCTCGAGGACCGGGGCGTGCCCGGCCCACTCCCCCAGCCGGTGCGAGAGCACCAGCGCGTCGTCGCCCAGGGCGAGTGCGGCGGTCACAGGTGCTTCACCCCGTCCGGGATCTCGTAGAAGGTCGGGTGGCGGTAGGGCTTGTCCGCCGAGGGCTCGAAGAAGGGGTCCTTCTCGTCGGGCGAGGAGGCGGTGACCGCCGTGGAGGGGACCACCCAGATCGACACGCCTTCGTTGCGCCGGGTGTAGAGGTCACGGGCGTTGCGCAGGGCCATCTCGGCGTCGGGTGCGTGCAGGCTGCCGGCGTGGGTGTGGGACAGCCCGCGGCGCGAGCGCACGAAGACCTCCCACAGCGGCCAGTCCTTCGAGCTGCTCATGCCGTCGCCTCCACCTGTGCTTCGCCGGACTCCGTGCCCGGCCCGTCCGACGCTGATCCGTGCGACGCCCCGGAGCGGCCGGAGGCGTTCTTCTCGGCGTACGCCGCGGCTGCCTCGCGCACCCAGGCGCCTTCCTCGTGGGCCCTGCGGCGCTGGGTGATCCGCTGTTCGTTGCACGGTCCGTTGCCCTTGAGGACCTGCCGGAACTCGTCCCAGTCGATGGCGCCGAAGTCGTGGTGACCGCGCTCCTCGTTCCAGCGCAGGTCCGGGTCCGGCAGGGTCAGGCCCAGGGCCTCCGCCTGCGGGACGCAGATGTCGACGAACCGCTGACGCAGCTCGTCGTTCGAATGCCGCTTGATCTTCCAGGCCATGGACTGCGCGGAGTGGGCCGACGCGTCGTCCGGGGGGCCGAACATCATCAGTGACGGCCACCACCAGCGGTCCACCGCGTCCTGGGCCATCTCGTGCTGCGCCTGCGTGCCCTGGGAGAGGGCGAGCAGCAGCTCGTATCCCTGGCGCTGGTGGAAGGACTCCTCCTTGCAGACCCTGACCATCGCGCGGGCGTACGGACCGTAGGAGCAGCGGCACAGCGGGACCTGGTTGGTGATGGCTGCGCCGTCGACCAGCCAGCCGATCGCGCCGACGTCGGCCCAGGTGAGCGTCGGGTAGTTGAAGATCGACGAGTACTTCTGGCGGCCCGAGTGGAGCTTGTCGAGCAGCTCGTCCCGGCTCGCTCCGAGCGTCTCCGTCGCGCTGTACAGATACAGGCCGTGGCCGGCCTCGTCCTGGACCTTGGCCATGAGGATGGCCTTGCGGCGCAGGGAGGGCGCGCGCGTGATCCAGTTCGCCTCTGGCTGCATGCCGATGATCTCGGAGTGCGCGTGCTGTGCCATCTGGCGGATCAGCGTCGCGCGGTAGTCGTCGGGCATCCAGTCGCGCGGCTCGATGCGCTCGTCGGCGGCCACTGCAGCGTCGAACCGCGCCTGGTGCGTCGAAGCCGCAGTCCCTGCTGTCACTGCCGTCATCGGACCCCCTACCGACCGATCGTTCGGTTGAATGACTTCAATGGTGAGTCGGCGGCCCGTAAGGTGTCAACCCTGTGGATAACCGCGGTGGACCAATGGGGAACGGGGCGGGATGGACTCGTACGACGGCGACGGCGCCGCGCGCGCCGAGGCGGCTCCCTCCGCCGTGCCGGGCGGGATACGCGATTCGGGCAGCTCAGGCGGCCCCGGCGGTCCGGACGGGCACGAGCCGACGGCGGGGGCGGAGGCGACCGGTGAGCCCGATGGGGCCGGCCGCGCGGGCCGTCCGGACGACCCGGACGACCCGGTCGGCCTGGGCGGAACGGGCGAGGCGCCGCTCCGGCAGGGCCCGGCCGGCGGGATCGCCGCACTCTCCCTCCCGTACCAGGTCGTGGCCGCCGTCGCCCTCGGACTCGTCGCCGTCTTCGCGGCCGTTCACCTCGCCGTGGTGTTCCTCCACGTCGCTCCGTCGAACACGCTGACCAAGCAGCACGGCAAGCGGGTCGACGGGTGGGTGTACCCCGAGTTCGAGCAGAACTGGAAGCTCTTCGCGCCCAACCCGCTCCAGCAGAACATCGCGGTCCAGGTGCGTGCCGAGATCGCCGGGCGCGACGGCGGCCGCCGGACGAGCGACTGGGTCGACCTCTCGGCCGGGGACGGTGAGGCGATCCGGGGCAACCTCCTCCCCAGCCACGTGCACCAGAACGAACTCCGACGGGCCTGGGACTTCTACTCCAACTCGCACACCGACGACAACAAGCCCAACGGCCTGCGCGGCCAGCTCTCCGAGCGCTACGTCCGCCGCATCGTCATGACGCGCCTGGAGCAGCACGACCTGGGCGGACGCGTCGAGCGCATCCAGCTCCGCTCCGCCACCCGCTCCGTCAAGGCGCCGCTGTGGAGCCGCGAGAAGATCGACACCCGCCCGTACTACCGGGTGCTCCCCTGGTGGACGGTGACCTCCGCCGATCTGCCCCTCGACGTGCGCAACGGCGCGGGCGACGAGGAGGCGGGCCGGTGACCCAGCCACTCGACCGCGGGCTCGCCGGTGCCGTCCAGCGGGTGACCTCTACGGCGCTCGGCCCCTACCAGAGCGCGATCGTCCGCATCGGCTTCTCCCTGACCTGGCTGCTCTTCCTGCTGCGCGAGTTCCCGCACCGGCGGGAGCTCTACGGGCCGGACGGCCCCTGGAGCTGGGACATGGCCCAGCAGCTGATCGCCCAGAACAACGCCCTCACCGCGCTCATGTGGTCCGACAGCGCCCTCTGGTTCGAGATCGTGTACGCGGTCGCGATGCTCTCCGCACTGCTGCTGCTGCTCGGCTGGCGCACCCGCGCCATGTCGGTGGTCTTCATGGTCGGTGTGCTGTCGCTGCAGAACCGCTCCGTCTTCATGGGAGACGGCGGCGACAACGTGATCCACCTGATGGCGATCTATCTGGTGTTCACCCGCTGCGGCCAGGTCTGGTCCCTGGACGCACGGCGTGCACGGAGCAGGACGGAGGCGGACCGGCCGCAGGACCGGTGGGGACCGGTGCTCTGGACGGTGCTGGGGCTGCTGCTCCTCGTCGGGACGCTCACGCACCGGACCGGCGGCGATGACTGGCTGGCCGTGCTGCTCTGGGGGGCGTGGGTGGGCCAGGGCGTGTGGTGGGCCGTGAACCGCCGCGCGCCGGACAGCCAGACCCGCACCCTGCTCGACGTCCTCGCCAACCTGGCCCACAACGCCGCCCTCGTCGTGATCATGGCGGAGGTGTGCCTGATCTACGCGACGGCGGGCTGGTACAAGATCCAGGGCTCCCGCTGGCAGGACGGCAGCGCGCTGTACTACCCGCTCAAGCTCGACTACTTCACGCCCTGGCCCGCGCTCTCCGACATCCTCGCCAACAGCGGGCTGAT
It contains:
- the paaB gene encoding 1,2-phenylacetyl-CoA epoxidase subunit PaaB translates to MSSSKDWPLWEVFVRSRRGLSHTHAGSLHAPDAEMALRNARDLYTRRNEGVSIWVVPSTAVTASSPDEKDPFFEPSADKPYRHPTFYEIPDGVKHL
- a CDS encoding HTTM domain-containing protein; translation: MTQPLDRGLAGAVQRVTSTALGPYQSAIVRIGFSLTWLLFLLREFPHRRELYGPDGPWSWDMAQQLIAQNNALTALMWSDSALWFEIVYAVAMLSALLLLLGWRTRAMSVVFMVGVLSLQNRSVFMGDGGDNVIHLMAIYLVFTRCGQVWSLDARRARSRTEADRPQDRWGPVLWTVLGLLLLVGTLTHRTGGDDWLAVLLWGAWVGQGVWWAVNRRAPDSQTRTLLDVLANLAHNAALVVIMAEVCLIYATAGWYKIQGSRWQDGSALYYPLKLDYFTPWPALSDILANSGLMVMVLTYGTVLVQVAFPFTLFNRKVKNVLLVAMMLEHAGIAVLLGLPFFSLAMIAADAVFLPTSFLRRLGGWVAGARDRVLRRAVRIPEQRTTPEEQATRTLVG
- a CDS encoding rhodanese-like domain-containing protein, with product MNFAPLPSVDAASVPAGALVLDVREDDEWAAGHVEGALHVPIGDFVARFGEVTEAVADGRRAYVMCRVGGRSAQVTQYLVQQGIDAVNIDGGMQAWDAAGRPMITDSGNPAFVL
- a CDS encoding DUF2252 domain-containing protein, which translates into the protein MVHDSGGGGHAVSETQTVAYRRTASEEVRIPEVAGFARRVPGGVPDAPKRDGKALRRQVPRSSHDAMVIPEGRPDAVQAVEESSRGRVPELTPIRVGRMAAAPFAFLRGSAGLMAHDLAGTPVTGIAAQICGDAHAANFGLYGDARGSLVIDLNDFDETVVGPWEWDLKRLATSLVLAGREAGADEDVCRKAAFDVAGSYRRTMRLLAKLSVLDAWNAIADEELVSHADARDLVGTLERVSEKAKNNTSARFAARSSEASEDGGRRFVDAPPVLRRVSDAEAAAVATSLAGYLETVSEDRLPLLARYAIHDVAFRVVGTGSVGTRSYVVLLLDHRDEPLVLQVKEARPSVLVPYLPAGFEVPEVPHEGRRVVRGQKRMQVVSDNLLGWTTVEGRPFQVRQFRNRKGSVDPAALAADQVDDYARMTGALLARAHAHSVDPRLVAGYCGKNEELDEAVAGFAVLYADRTEADHADLVAAVRSGRIAAELGV
- a CDS encoding DUF5819 family protein, producing the protein MDSYDGDGAARAEAAPSAVPGGIRDSGSSGGPGGPDGHEPTAGAEATGEPDGAGRAGRPDDPDDPVGLGGTGEAPLRQGPAGGIAALSLPYQVVAAVALGLVAVFAAVHLAVVFLHVAPSNTLTKQHGKRVDGWVYPEFEQNWKLFAPNPLQQNIAVQVRAEIAGRDGGRRTSDWVDLSAGDGEAIRGNLLPSHVHQNELRRAWDFYSNSHTDDNKPNGLRGQLSERYVRRIVMTRLEQHDLGGRVERIQLRSATRSVKAPLWSREKIDTRPYYRVLPWWTVTSADLPLDVRNGAGDEEAGR
- the paaA gene encoding 1,2-phenylacetyl-CoA epoxidase subunit PaaA, which gives rise to MTAVTAGTAASTHQARFDAAVAADERIEPRDWMPDDYRATLIRQMAQHAHSEIIGMQPEANWITRAPSLRRKAILMAKVQDEAGHGLYLYSATETLGASRDELLDKLHSGRQKYSSIFNYPTLTWADVGAIGWLVDGAAITNQVPLCRCSYGPYARAMVRVCKEESFHQRQGYELLLALSQGTQAQHEMAQDAVDRWWWPSLMMFGPPDDASAHSAQSMAWKIKRHSNDELRQRFVDICVPQAEALGLTLPDPDLRWNEERGHHDFGAIDWDEFRQVLKGNGPCNEQRITQRRRAHEEGAWVREAAAAYAEKNASGRSGASHGSASDGPGTESGEAQVEATA
- the paaC gene encoding 1,2-phenylacetyl-CoA epoxidase subunit PaaC, with the translated sequence MTAALALGDDALVLSHRLGEWAGHAPVLEEEVALANIALDLLGQARTLLSLVGDEDELAYLREERAFRNLQLVEQPNGDFAHTIARQLYFSTYQRLLYGQLAAGDSEFAGLAAKAVKEVAYHQDHAEQWTLRLGDGTAESHERMQRGCDALWRFTGEMFQPVEGLDVDREALRSAWLESVTTVLKRATLSVPDTADTGAWSAGAGRQGLHTEPFGRMLAEMQHLHRSHPGASW
- a CDS encoding winged helix-turn-helix transcriptional regulator; amino-acid sequence: MAEHGEHACRQVDGGITRVFGLFGKRWTGLIVSVLMQRPVYFAELRRAIPGISERMLSDRLTELAAAGLVVREVDEGPPLRVAYRLTDAGAALEPALKELGRWAESHLPGGVEDGAC
- a CDS encoding J domain-containing protein is translated as MTQDAPGGPATRHEDEQDDHRVDDQDDHRVDDQDVQTAQAAQDQPGAAGVREDATEESERAEARLEKAVRAAEQALIEFEIAVETFRVEVENFSRLHHQKLGPMYSRLDELDALIAEARAAKSGDPEDLRKAREARAIVMPMPGVEELFHSWIDSDGLSAEAAAMLTDRPVQPPKRVRPTDEARKLYRELARKAHPDLAQEDTERARREEFITRVNAAYGRGDEALLRELTREWEAGPAPEEPRLGEVEELYARLEWLARRKELLTVVAQDLEESAIGAMLRMAPDDPDRLLDEIAEQLLAQVAEREAELAALVQ
- a CDS encoding 2Fe-2S iron-sulfur cluster-binding protein — protein: MFHPLRVSEVERLTDDSVAVTLTVPAELREAFRHTPGQHIAVRRTGANGEEIRRTYSICSPAAAAGEESVLRVGIRLVDGGEFSTYALKELSAGDTLEVMQPMGRFVLEPRAGHFAAIVGGSGITPVLSIAATLLARQPAARFCLIRSDRTAASTMFLDEVADLKDRYPDRFQLVTVLSREEQQTGLPSGRLDQDRLAALLPALLDVPEVDGWFLCGPYGLVQGAERALRGLGVQRSRIHEEIFHVDDVSAPAPVAAPAHSRLTATLDGRSGSWPVEEGESLLETVLRARSDAPYACKGGVCGTCRAFVVSGEVRMDRNFALEQEETEAGYVLACQSHPMTSDVELDFDR
- the paaD gene encoding 1,2-phenylacetyl-CoA epoxidase subunit PaaD; translation: MVTGTDTALEAELRRLAGSVPDPELPVLTLEELGVLRGVHILGPGRVEVELTPTYTGCPAIEAMTADIEQVLHDHGVAEVSVVRVLSPAWSTDDISADGRRKLAEFGIAPPRPTAVDGPVPLTLTVRCPHCGSTDTELLSRFSSTACKALRRCVSCREPFDHFKEL
- a CDS encoding acyl-CoA dehydrogenase family protein, whose product is MDFTFTEEQQAAVEAARAVFSGVAPDGVPSPALTAGAVADDIDRALWARLAAADLLGLVVGPEHGGAGLEPIALCLVLRESARVLARVPLLETGAVAAAVQRFGASGTASRLLPRVGRGEVVLTAGSSGRTGHDPAELAVTAHRTPGDGAWLLDGVQTAVPWGQCADLIAVPAHAEDGRAVIALVPRSRDGVTLAGQVSTSGELLAEVRLDGVRIDGVDVIDAEGAWEWLRDLLTTGTCALALGLGERALSMTSEYTGQREQFGFPIATFQAVAVQAADRYIDLRAMEATLWQAAWRLGAPTAAGGTVGGPLPVSGDVAVAKIWASDGVRRVVQTAQHLHGGFGADTDYALHRYHAWAKQLELSLGPAAAHEEALGDLLAAHPLG